One genomic segment of Trichoplusia ni isolate ovarian cell line Hi5 chromosome 5, tn1, whole genome shotgun sequence includes these proteins:
- the LOC113494269 gene encoding uncharacterized protein LOC113494269 isoform X1: MAKTCCMRSAHKCTAVNNKMTAIYSHGNAISETTSSDCAAKMLQKRSGFLRQECVERCAGKRSAIKDGGPLYRPLLSVTRGVQNVEMTTVGCRCVVVVAACVLAAALVSAQITFSRDWTGGKRAAPQLALDCGQFTRLCRHFVHELKQALTSEMTSKHHQELDKPLYDEE; the protein is encoded by the exons atggcaaagaCGTGTTGTATGCGGTCGGCACACAAGTGTACTGCGGTAAACAACAAGATGACAGCGATTTACTCGCACGGCAACGCTATCAGTGAAACTACGTCTTCTGATTGTGCTGCCAAAATGTTACAGAAAAGGTCAGGGTTTCTGAGACAG GAGTGCGTGGAGCGATGCGCGGGAAAGAGGTCTGCTATAAAAGATGGAGGACCGCTCTACAGACCACTGTTGTCTGTGACCCGCGGAGTGCAAAACGTTGAGATGACGACGGTGGGTTGCAG ATGCGTGGTGGTGGTAGCGGCGTGtgtgctggcggcggcgctggtGTCAGCTCAGATCACATTCAGCCGCGACTGGACCGGCGGCAAGCGGGCCGCGCCCCAGCTAGCGCTCGACTGCGGCCAGTTCACCAGGCTGTGCAGGCATTTCGTA CACGAATTGAAGCAAGCCCTAACATCGGAGATGACCAGCAAGCACCACCAGGAGCTGGACAAACCGCTCTACGACGAAGAATAA
- the LOC113494269 gene encoding uncharacterized protein LOC113494269 isoform X2, with translation MLFPDTVECVERCAGKRSAIKDGGPLYRPLLSVTRGVQNVEMTTVGCRCVVVVAACVLAAALVSAQITFSRDWTGGKRAAPQLALDCGQFTRLCRHFVHELKQALTSEMTSKHHQELDKPLYDEE, from the exons ATGTTATTTCCGGACACAGTg GAGTGCGTGGAGCGATGCGCGGGAAAGAGGTCTGCTATAAAAGATGGAGGACCGCTCTACAGACCACTGTTGTCTGTGACCCGCGGAGTGCAAAACGTTGAGATGACGACGGTGGGTTGCAG ATGCGTGGTGGTGGTAGCGGCGTGtgtgctggcggcggcgctggtGTCAGCTCAGATCACATTCAGCCGCGACTGGACCGGCGGCAAGCGGGCCGCGCCCCAGCTAGCGCTCGACTGCGGCCAGTTCACCAGGCTGTGCAGGCATTTCGTA CACGAATTGAAGCAAGCCCTAACATCGGAGATGACCAGCAAGCACCACCAGGAGCTGGACAAACCGCTCTACGACGAAGAATAA
- the LOC113494269 gene encoding uncharacterized protein LOC113494269 isoform X3, which yields MTTVGCRCVVVVAACVLAAALVSAQITFSRDWTGGKRAAPQLALDCGQFTRLCRHFVHELKQALTSEMTSKHHQELDKPLYDEE from the exons ATGACGACGGTGGGTTGCAG ATGCGTGGTGGTGGTAGCGGCGTGtgtgctggcggcggcgctggtGTCAGCTCAGATCACATTCAGCCGCGACTGGACCGGCGGCAAGCGGGCCGCGCCCCAGCTAGCGCTCGACTGCGGCCAGTTCACCAGGCTGTGCAGGCATTTCGTA CACGAATTGAAGCAAGCCCTAACATCGGAGATGACCAGCAAGCACCACCAGGAGCTGGACAAACCGCTCTACGACGAAGAATAA